One Takifugu rubripes chromosome 19, fTakRub1.2, whole genome shotgun sequence genomic window carries:
- the asic1b gene encoding acid-sensing ion channel 1B isoform X2, with protein MCQCDASRSKARQRGSLAEAGKLFLKHTTFHGLRHIFISGSYPRRVAWLLAFLAALALLFTWSSNRVRYLLSSPVYTKAHMVYAKRLVFPAVTICNQNLLLPRRMKKTDIFSAGRWLGVFGKNWQITPAARDALIPLRSDGEGVDAPWSPLSRILDFNHFLPPPRESQPSMRQLLDRLGHQLEEMLLFCRFQGELCGPRNFSTIFTRYGKCYTFNSGNNGQPLLVTMKGGMGNGLELMLDIQQDEYLPVWGETDETSFEAGIKVQIHTQNEPPFIDQLGFGVAPGFQTFVSCQEQRLTYLPPPWGDCKATPMDSDFFSSYSITACRIDCETRYLVENCNCRMVHMPGDAPYCTPEQYKECADPALDFLVERDNDYCVCETPCNLTRYGKEMSFVKIPSKASAKYLAKKFNKTEQYIADNILVLDIFFEALNYETIEQKKAYELAGLLGDIGGQMGLFIGASILTILELFDYLYEVIKYKLCRCTKKKHKGHNNNDRGAVLSLDDVKRHTPCENLRTPSSYTGNMLPHHPGQTNFEDFTC; from the exons ATGTGCCAGTGTGACGCGTCCAGGTCTAAAGCGAGGCAGCGGGGATCCCTCGCCGAAGCCGGGAAGCTCTTTTTAAAACACACGACCTTTCATGGCTTGAGGCACATCTTCATCAGCGGCTCGTATCCGCGGAGGGTTGCGTGGCTCCTGGCGTTTCTGGCAGCTCTGGCTCTGCTCTTCACCTGGTCCTCCAACAGAGTGCGGTACCTGCTCTCCTCGCCCGTGTACACCAAGGCGCACATGGTGTACGCAAAGCGGCTCGTTTTCCCCGCCGTCACCATCTGCaaccagaacctgctgctgccGAGGCGCATGAAGAAAACGGACATCTTCAGCGCGGGCAGGTGGCTGGGAGTTTTCGGGAAGAACTGGCAAATTACGCCCGCCGCGAGAGACGCGCTCATCCCGCTGCGGAGCGACGGCGAAGGCGTGGACGCGCCGTGGTCCCCTCTCTCGCGGATTTTGGACTTCaatcacttcctgcctcctccgCGGGAGTCCCAGCCGTCCATGAGGCAGCTCCTGGACCGGCTCGGgcaccagctggaggagatgctgttGTTCTGTCGGTTTCAAGGGGAGCTCTGTGGCCCGCGCAACTTCAGCACC ataTTTACACGCTATGGAAAGTGCTACACCTTCAATTCTGGAAACAATGGACAGCCTCTCCTGGTGACCATGAAAGGCGGGATGGGGAATGGCCTGGAGCTGATGTTGGATATCCAGCAGGATGAATATTTGCCTGTATGGGGAGAGACCG ATGAGACTTCATTCGAAGCGGGGATCAAAGTTCAGATCCATACGCAGAATGAGCCGCCGTTCATAGACCAACTGGGCTTCGGAGTTGCACCGGGCTTCCAGAcctttgtttcctgtcaggAACAACGG CTGACGTACCTGCCTCCGCCCTGGGGTGACTGCAAGGCCACGCCGATGGATTCGGACTTCTTCAGCAGTTACAGCATCACGGCCTGCAGGATCGACTGCGAGACGCGATACCTGGTGGAGAACTGCAACTGCAGAATGGTCCATATGCCTG GAGATGCCCCATACTGCACCCCGGAGCAGTACAAGGAGTGTGCAGATCCCGCATTGG ACTTTCTCGTCGAGAGAGACAACGACTACTGCGTGTGTGAGACGCCGTGCAACCTGACGCGTTACGGCAAAGAGATGTCCTTTGTCAAGATTCCCAGCAAGGCCTCAGCCAAATACCTCGCCAAGAAATTCAACAAGACAGAGCAGTACATCGC CGATAACATTCTTGTCCTGGACATCTTCTTTGAAGCATTGAACTATGAAACCATTGAACAGAAGAAAGCATATGAATTGGCAGGCCTTCTGG GTGATATTGGGGGTCAGATGGGACTCTTCATTGGCGCCAGCATCCTCACCATCCTTGAACTCTTTGACTATCTGTATGAG gTGATCAAGTACAAGCTGTGCAGGTGCACGAAGAAGAAACACAAAGGCCATAACAACAATGACCGCGGAGCTGTGCTGAGCCTGGATGATGTGAAACGCCAT ACTCCTTGTGAGAACTTGCGTACGCCATCGTCGTATACCGGCAACATGCTACCTCACCATCCAGGCCAGACCAACTTTGAGGACTTCACGTGCTGA